In Solobacterium moorei, a single genomic region encodes these proteins:
- a CDS encoding PTS fructose transporter subunit IIB — protein sequence MKLVAVSACTAGIAHTYMTQEAIEQECKKRGIDCKVETQGGMGINNELEQDEIDAADVVILAIAIGIEGDERFDEKRDAGKVIEVDPTQAIKDIKKLIDRAEALANE from the coding sequence TGTACAGCAGGTATTGCACATACGTACATGACACAAGAAGCAATCGAGCAGGAATGCAAGAAGAGAGGCATTGACTGCAAGGTTGAAACACAAGGTGGTATGGGTATCAATAATGAGTTGGAACAAGATGAAATTGATGCAGCTGATGTCGTTATCCTAGCTATCGCAATTGGTATTGAAGGTGATGAACGCTTTGATGAAAAACGTGATGCAGGTAAAGTCATCGAAGTTGATCCAACACAAGCAATCAAAGACATCAAGAAATTAATTGATAGAGCGGAGGCTTTGGCAAATGAGTGA